Proteins found in one Zea mays cultivar B73 chromosome 1, Zm-B73-REFERENCE-NAM-5.0, whole genome shotgun sequence genomic segment:
- the LOC103639683 gene encoding uncharacterized protein produces the protein MAAPPELVDDTIAEICLRLPPDEPAHLVRAALVSRRWRRILSGGAFLRRYRAFHGAPPLLGFVDNTIGLHGATAPRFSPTTSSGSPFPRRTFDCICWEALDCRHGRVLLGLFAERVNLVVWDPVTGDHCGLPDPGVLPGYYSAAVLCAARGCDHLHCRGGGPFRVVLAGMDYFSRDAGVRARLYCSEAAAWVASAQLASDSHVMRKPSALVGDNVYFQLMEGDVFLRYDMGRNRLSTFDPPAAHVDEGGVVLMPMGGDGSLGLAGVRGSRLCLWSTSVGAEGIGGWVRRGDIELMTRIPFMPYSEAHVIASAEGLGFGTIFLVSTEVGLFAVDLKSGQERKLSEPGNYNDFAVFPFMSFYTPDCTSGKVPSPRRTH, from the exons ATGGCGGCGCCGCCGGAGCTCGTTGACGACACGATCGCCGAGATCTGCCTCCGCCTTCCCCCGGACGAGCCCGCGCACCTCGTCCGTGCCGCCCTGGTCTCCAGGCGCTGGCGCCGCATCCTCTCCGGCGGGGCCTTCCTCCGCCGGTACCGCGCGTTCCACGGGGCACCCCCTCTGCTCGGCTTCGTCGACAACACCATCGGGCTCCACGGCGCCACGGCCCCTCGCTTCTCCCCCACCACCTCATCCGGCTCCCCTTTCCCCAGGCGGACGTTCGACTGCATCTGCTGGGAGGCCCTCGACTGCCGCCACGGCCGCGTCCTCCTCGGCCTCTTCGCCGAGAGGGTCAACCTCGTCGTGTGGGACCCCGTCACCGGCGACCACTGTGGGCTGCCTGACCCCGGGGTGCTCCCCGGTTACTACAGCGCGGCGGTGCTCTGCGCCGCGCGCGGCTGCGACCACCTCCACTGCCGCGGCGGCGGCCCGTTCCGCGTCGTCCTGGCGGGCATGGACTACTTCTCAAGGGACGCCGGCGTGCGGGCGCGCCTCTACTGCTCGGAGGCCGCTGCCTGGGTCGCCTCTGCTCAGCTGGCCTCCGATTCCCATGTCATGCGGAAGCCCAGCGCGCTCGTCGGAGACAACGTCTACTTCCAGCTCATGGAGGGTGACGTGTTTCTGAGGTACGACATGGGCAGGAACCGTCTGTCCACCTTCGACCCTCCGGCGGCGCACGTCGACGAAGGGGGCGTCGTGCTCATGCCCATGGGCGGTGACGGCTCGCTGGGGCTTGCCGGCGTCAGGGGATCAAGGCTTTGCCTGTGGTCGACGAGTGTCGGCGCAGAGGGGATTGGAGGATGGGTTCGACGCGGGGACATTGAGCTTATGACACGGATCCCCTTTATGCCCTATAGCGAAGCACATGTGATTGCTTCTGCGGAGGGCTTGGGTTTCGGTACAATCTTCTTGGTCTCAACTGAGGTTGGCCTCTTCGCGGTCGACCTCAAATCAGGGCAGGAGCGCAAACTAAGCGAGCCTGGGAACTACAACGACTTCGCTGTCTTCCCCTTCATGAGCTTCTATACTCCAG ACTGTACAAGCGGCAAGGTACCGTCACCCAGGAGGACACACTAA